Proteins from a single region of Streptomyces griseiscabiei:
- the qcrA gene encoding cytochrome bc1 complex Rieske iron-sulfur subunit, giving the protein MSSQEIPEENLPSEQDAHGAVKVADEKNPFADPGLPPHEHRIQDIDERAAKRSERTVALLFTVSMLATVAFIASYLVIDVDKSIYVWPIGHISALNFALGMTLGLSLFCIGAGAVHWARTLMSDVEVADERHPIEAAPEVKAKVMADFKAGAEESVIGRRKLIRTTMFGALALFPLSGVFLLGGLGPAPGTKLRHTTWAKGKKLVNMNTNEPLRPSDVAVGSLTFAMPDGLSEHDHDFQKNIAKDALMIVRIQPADIKDKRELEWSHEGIVAFSKICTHVGCPISLYEQQTHHVLCPCHQSTFDLADGGRVIFGPAGHALPQLRIAVGEDGYLEAVSDFEEPVGPAFWERG; this is encoded by the coding sequence ATGAGTAGCCAAGAGATTCCAGAAGAGAACCTGCCCTCCGAGCAGGACGCGCACGGCGCGGTGAAGGTCGCGGACGAGAAGAACCCCTTCGCGGACCCCGGCCTCCCGCCCCACGAGCACCGGATCCAGGACATCGACGAGCGGGCCGCCAAGCGGTCCGAGCGCACGGTCGCCCTGCTGTTCACGGTGTCGATGCTGGCCACCGTCGCCTTCATCGCCTCGTACCTGGTGATCGACGTCGACAAGTCGATCTACGTCTGGCCGATCGGTCACATCAGCGCGCTGAACTTCGCGCTGGGCATGACCCTGGGCCTGTCGCTGTTCTGCATCGGCGCCGGCGCGGTCCACTGGGCCCGCACGCTGATGTCGGACGTCGAGGTCGCCGACGAGCGTCACCCGATCGAGGCCGCGCCCGAGGTCAAGGCCAAGGTCATGGCCGACTTCAAGGCCGGCGCCGAGGAGTCGGTGATCGGCCGTCGCAAGCTGATCCGCACCACGATGTTCGGCGCGCTGGCCCTGTTCCCGCTCTCCGGTGTCTTCCTGCTCGGCGGCCTCGGCCCCGCGCCCGGCACCAAGCTGCGGCACACCACCTGGGCCAAGGGCAAGAAGCTCGTCAACATGAACACCAACGAGCCGCTGCGTCCCTCGGACGTCGCGGTCGGGTCGCTGACCTTCGCCATGCCGGACGGCCTGAGCGAGCACGACCACGACTTCCAGAAGAACATCGCCAAGGACGCCCTGATGATCGTCCGGATCCAGCCGGCCGACATCAAGGACAAGCGCGAGCTGGAGTGGTCCCACGAGGGCATCGTGGCGTTCTCGAAGATCTGCACCCACGTGGGCTGCCCGATCTCCCTGTACGAGCAGCAGACGCACCACGTGCTCTGCCCCTGCCACCAGTCCACCTTCGACCTCGCCGACGGCGGCCGGGTCATCTTCGGCCCCGCGGGTCACGCCCTTCCGCAGCTGAGGATCGCCGTCGGTGAAGACGGCTACCTCGAAGCGGTCAGCGACTTCGAAGAGCCCGTCGGTCCTGCCTTCTGGGAGCGCGGATGA
- a CDS encoding cytochrome c oxidase subunit 4: MKVQGKMFIWLAVFVLAMAIVYGVWSKEPAGTTALFLAFGLCIMVGYYLAFTARRVDVGAQDNKEADVADDAGELGFFSPHSWQPLALGVGGALAFMGVVFGWWLLYFSAPIIMIGLWGWVFEYYRGENQNQ; the protein is encoded by the coding sequence GTGAAGGTCCAAGGCAAGATGTTCATCTGGCTGGCAGTCTTCGTGCTGGCCATGGCGATCGTCTACGGCGTCTGGTCGAAGGAGCCCGCCGGCACCACGGCGCTGTTCCTGGCCTTCGGCCTGTGCATCATGGTCGGCTACTACCTGGCCTTCACGGCCCGGCGGGTCGACGTGGGCGCACAGGACAACAAGGAGGCCGACGTCGCGGACGACGCCGGTGAGCTGGGCTTCTTCAGCCCGCACAGCTGGCAGCCCCTCGCCCTCGGCGTGGGCGGCGCGCTCGCCTTCATGGGCGTCGTCTTCGGCTGGTGGCTGCTGTACTTCTCCGCCCCGATCATCATGATCGGCCTGTGGGGCTGGGTCTTCGAGTACTACCGCGGCGAGAACCAGAACCAGTAA
- the qcrB gene encoding cytochrome bc1 complex cytochrome b subunit, giving the protein MSTATTTDARDKREKAPAGERVADWADGRLGIYSLAKANMRKIFPDHWSFMLGEICLYSFIIIILTGVYLTLFFHPSMNEVEYHGSYVPLQGQLMSEAFNSTMHISFEVRGGLLIRQIHHWAALIFLAGMFVHMMRVFFTGAFRKPREVNWLFGFLLFVLGMFTGFTGYSLPDDLLSGTGVRFMEGAVLSVPIVGTYLSFFLFGGEFPGGDFVARFYSVHILLLPGIMLGLLVAHLILVFYHKHTQFAGPGKTNNNVVGMPLLPVYMAKAGGFFFLVFGVIAVISAIATINPIWTMGPYRPDQVSTGAQPDWYMGFSEGLIRVMPGWEINFWGHTLVLGVFIPLVIFPLVLVAIAVYPFIESWVTGDKREHHILDRPRNAPTRTAFGVAWITWYMVLLIGGGNDLWATHFHLSINSITWFVRIAFFVAPVLAFIVTKRICLGLQRRDKDKILHGRETGIIKRLPHGEFIEVHEPLSQEQLHTLTAHEQYAPAQIGAAVDENGVARKVGRLEKVRAKLSKGYYGEDSQIVKPTVEEYKEITSGHGHH; this is encoded by the coding sequence ATGAGTACTGCAACCACCACCGACGCGCGCGACAAGCGCGAGAAGGCACCGGCCGGCGAGCGCGTCGCCGACTGGGCCGACGGCCGGCTCGGGATCTACTCCCTGGCCAAGGCCAACATGCGCAAGATCTTCCCCGACCACTGGTCGTTCATGCTGGGTGAGATCTGCCTGTACAGCTTCATCATCATCATCCTCACGGGTGTGTATCTGACGCTGTTCTTCCACCCGTCGATGAACGAGGTGGAGTACCACGGCAGCTACGTCCCGCTGCAGGGACAGCTGATGTCCGAGGCGTTCAACTCGACCATGCACATCTCCTTCGAGGTGCGCGGTGGTCTGCTGATCCGGCAGATCCACCACTGGGCGGCGCTGATCTTCCTCGCCGGCATGTTCGTGCACATGATGCGGGTGTTCTTCACGGGCGCGTTCCGCAAGCCGCGTGAGGTCAACTGGCTGTTCGGCTTCCTGTTGTTCGTCCTCGGCATGTTCACCGGCTTCACCGGTTACTCGCTCCCGGACGACCTGCTCTCCGGCACCGGTGTCCGCTTCATGGAGGGCGCGGTCCTGTCCGTGCCGATCGTCGGCACGTACCTGTCGTTCTTCCTCTTCGGCGGCGAGTTCCCGGGCGGCGACTTCGTGGCCCGCTTCTACTCGGTCCACATCCTGCTGCTGCCGGGCATCATGCTCGGCCTGCTGGTGGCGCACCTGATCCTGGTCTTCTACCACAAGCACACGCAGTTCGCGGGCCCCGGAAAGACGAACAACAACGTCGTCGGCATGCCGCTGCTCCCCGTGTACATGGCGAAGGCGGGCGGCTTCTTCTTCCTGGTCTTCGGTGTCATCGCGGTCATCTCGGCGATCGCCACGATCAACCCGATCTGGACCATGGGCCCCTACCGCCCGGACCAGGTCTCCACCGGCGCCCAGCCCGACTGGTACATGGGCTTCTCCGAGGGTCTGATCCGTGTCATGCCGGGCTGGGAGATCAACTTCTGGGGCCACACGCTCGTCCTGGGCGTGTTCATCCCGCTGGTGATCTTCCCGCTGGTCCTGGTCGCGATCGCGGTCTACCCGTTCATCGAGTCCTGGGTCACCGGCGACAAGCGCGAGCACCACATCCTGGACCGCCCGCGCAACGCGCCGACCCGTACGGCCTTCGGTGTCGCGTGGATCACCTGGTACATGGTCCTGCTGATCGGTGGTGGAAACGACCTCTGGGCGACCCACTTCCACCTGTCGATCAACTCGATCACCTGGTTCGTCCGGATCGCGTTCTTCGTGGCCCCGGTCCTCGCGTTCATCGTCACCAAGCGCATCTGCCTCGGCCTGCAGCGCCGGGACAAGGACAAGATCCTGCACGGTCGCGAGACCGGCATCATCAAGCGCCTGCCGCACGGTGAGTTCATCGAGGTCCACGAGCCGCTCAGCCAGGAGCAGCTGCACACCCTCACGGCGCACGAGCAGTACGCGCCGGCCCAGATCGGTGCCGCGGTCGACGAGAACGGTGT
- the ctaE gene encoding aa3-type cytochrome oxidase subunit III: MSVVATATTVETGHAHPSVNRPNLTSVGTIIWLSSELMFFAALFAMYFTLRSVTGPEFWTEKADTLNFPFSATNTTILVLSSLTCQLGVFAAERGDVKKLRMWFIVTFVMGAIFIGGQVFEYTELVKHEGLSLSSDPYGSVFYLTTGFHGLHVTGGLIAFLLVLGRTYAAKRFTHEQATAAIVVSYYWHFVDVVWIGLFATIYMIK, from the coding sequence ATGTCGGTCGTGGCGACAGCAACGACAGTAGAAACCGGGCACGCGCACCCGTCGGTCAACCGGCCGAACCTCACCAGCGTCGGAACCATCATCTGGTTGAGTTCCGAGCTGATGTTCTTCGCGGCCCTCTTCGCGATGTACTTCACCCTGCGATCGGTGACCGGTCCGGAGTTCTGGACGGAGAAGGCCGACACCCTGAACTTCCCGTTCTCGGCGACCAACACCACGATCCTGGTGCTCTCCTCCCTCACCTGCCAGCTCGGCGTCTTCGCCGCCGAGCGCGGGGACGTGAAGAAACTCCGGATGTGGTTCATCGTCACGTTCGTGATGGGTGCGATCTTCATCGGCGGCCAGGTCTTCGAGTACACCGAGCTGGTCAAGCACGAGGGCCTGTCGCTCTCGTCCGACCCGTACGGCTCGGTGTTCTATCTGACCACCGGCTTCCACGGCCTGCACGTGACGGGCGGTCTCATCGCCTTCCTGCTGGTCCTCGGACGCACCTACGCGGCCAAGAGGTTCACCCACGAGCAGGCGACCGCGGCCATCGTCGTGTCCTACTACTGGCACTTCGTCGATGTCGTCTGGATCGGCCTCTTCGCCACGATCTACATGATCAAGTAG
- the qcrC gene encoding cytochrome bc1 complex diheme cytochrome c subunit: MKKLSARRRHPLAAVVVLFIALAACAGLYTAFAPAEKAQADETAQTLTIEEGKKLYAVGCASCHGTGGQGTTDGPSLVGVGAAAVDFQVGTGRMPAQQPGAQVPKKKVIYSQAEIDQLAAYISSLGAGPEIPTENEYDPEGADIAEGGELFRTNCAQCHNFTGKGGALSEGKYAPSLEGVDPKHIYEAMQTGPQNMPSFPDTTLTEENKKDIIAYLEAVNSGETVEPGGLSLGGLGPVSEGLFGWVFGLGSLIAVAVWVAARTAKAKKS, translated from the coding sequence GTGAAAAAGCTCTCCGCACGACGACGCCATCCGCTGGCGGCGGTCGTCGTCCTATTCATCGCGCTGGCGGCCTGCGCGGGGCTCTACACCGCCTTCGCCCCCGCGGAAAAGGCGCAGGCCGATGAAACCGCCCAGACCCTCACCATCGAGGAGGGCAAGAAGCTCTACGCCGTAGGCTGCGCCAGCTGCCACGGCACCGGCGGTCAGGGCACCACCGACGGTCCGTCCCTGGTGGGTGTGGGCGCGGCGGCCGTCGACTTCCAGGTCGGCACCGGCCGGATGCCGGCCCAGCAGCCTGGCGCGCAGGTCCCGAAGAAGAAGGTCATCTACTCGCAGGCCGAGATCGACCAGCTCGCGGCCTACATCTCGTCGCTGGGCGCAGGCCCGGAGATCCCGACCGAGAACGAGTACGACCCCGAGGGCGCGGACATCGCCGAGGGCGGCGAGCTGTTCCGGACCAACTGCGCTCAGTGCCACAACTTCACCGGCAAGGGCGGTGCGCTGTCCGAGGGCAAGTACGCGCCGAGCCTTGAGGGTGTCGACCCGAAGCACATCTACGAGGCCATGCAGACCGGCCCGCAGAACATGCCGTCCTTCCCCGACACCACGCTGACGGAAGAGAACAAGAAGGACATCATCGCGTACCTCGAAGCGGTCAACAGCGGCGAGACCGTGGAGCCCGGTGGCCTCAGCCTCGGCGGACTCGGTCCCGTCAGCGAGGGCCTCTTCGGCTGGGTCTTCGGACTCGGTTCGCTGATCGCCGTCGCCGTGTGGGTCGCCGCCCGGACCGCAAAGGCCAAGAAGTCATGA
- a CDS encoding response regulator, which yields MQPTATVLVYSDDSNTREQVRLATGRRPAPDVPQVEFLECATPAAVIKELDRGGIDVCVLDGEAAPMGGMGVCRQIKDEIFECPPALVLIGRPQDAWLATWSRADAAVTLPVDPVEFAAALASLLRSRQALSA from the coding sequence ATGCAGCCGACCGCCACGGTGCTGGTCTACAGCGACGACTCCAACACCCGCGAACAAGTTCGGTTGGCGACGGGGCGCCGTCCGGCGCCGGACGTTCCCCAGGTGGAGTTCCTGGAGTGCGCGACCCCCGCCGCCGTCATCAAGGAGCTGGACCGGGGCGGGATCGATGTCTGTGTCCTGGACGGCGAGGCCGCGCCCATGGGGGGCATGGGGGTGTGCCGGCAGATCAAGGACGAGATCTTCGAGTGCCCGCCCGCGCTGGTGCTGATCGGACGGCCGCAGGACGCGTGGCTGGCGACCTGGAGCCGGGCCGACGCGGCGGTGACCCTGCCGGTGGATCCGGTGGAGTTCGCGGCGGCCCTGGCTTCCCTGCTGCGCAGCAGGCAGGCGCTGAGCGCCTAG
- a CDS encoding L,D-transpeptidase produces the protein MNNSPRNRTVAGCTLLVVSLGAGVTACGSGGHPLSGTPYDAADHVSFNTPSGDGEKADPDKPLEVTAEDDSRITDVTAVDAAGRFVAGELSADGGRWHSTSPLAANARYTVRVSTEDEDGAPGRETLAFDTGRPLTKKRLNVTFGPEEGRYGVGQPVTAELSRPVKDKAARAVVERALKVDSTPAADGAWHWVDDKKLHYRPKEYWPADATVRVHSNLEGLKIGDRLWGGKAEPLTLTTGAKIVAVTDAASHQMTVYKNDEVVKQIPVTTGMPGYDTRNGVKVVLAKEGTVRMTSASIGASDFYDLTVHHSVRVTNSGEYVHAAPWSTGSQGYANVSHGCTGMSMGNAAWFYDTINEGDIVEVVNSAGDTMAPFGNGYGDWNLDWKNWREGSALVGGTEEVPGPQVQARLRPESV, from the coding sequence ATGAACAACTCACCCCGTAACCGCACGGTCGCCGGCTGCACCCTGCTGGTGGTCTCCCTGGGAGCGGGCGTCACCGCCTGCGGTTCCGGGGGCCACCCGCTGTCGGGCACGCCCTACGACGCGGCCGACCACGTCTCGTTCAACACCCCGAGCGGGGACGGCGAGAAGGCCGACCCCGACAAGCCGCTGGAAGTCACCGCCGAGGACGACAGCCGCATCACCGACGTCACCGCCGTGGACGCCGCAGGACGCTTCGTGGCGGGCGAACTCTCCGCCGACGGAGGCCGCTGGCACTCCACCTCGCCGCTCGCCGCCAACGCCCGTTACACGGTCCGTGTGAGCACCGAGGACGAGGACGGCGCCCCCGGCCGCGAGACCCTCGCCTTCGACACCGGCCGCCCCCTCACCAAGAAGCGCCTGAACGTCACCTTCGGCCCCGAGGAGGGCAGGTACGGCGTCGGCCAGCCCGTCACCGCCGAACTGAGCCGGCCGGTCAAGGACAAGGCGGCCCGGGCCGTCGTCGAACGCGCCCTCAAGGTGGACTCCACCCCCGCCGCGGACGGTGCCTGGCACTGGGTGGACGACAAGAAGCTCCACTACCGCCCGAAGGAGTACTGGCCCGCCGACGCCACGGTCCGGGTGCACAGCAACCTGGAGGGCCTGAAGATAGGCGACCGGCTCTGGGGCGGGAAGGCCGAGCCCCTCACGCTGACGACCGGCGCCAAGATAGTCGCCGTCACCGACGCCGCCTCGCACCAGATGACCGTGTACAAGAACGACGAGGTCGTCAAGCAGATACCGGTCACCACCGGCATGCCCGGCTACGACACCCGCAACGGGGTCAAGGTCGTACTGGCCAAGGAAGGCACCGTACGGATGACCAGCGCCAGCATAGGCGCGTCCGACTTCTACGACCTGACCGTGCACCACTCCGTCAGGGTCACCAACAGCGGCGAGTACGTCCACGCCGCCCCCTGGTCCACCGGCTCCCAGGGTTACGCCAACGTCAGCCACGGCTGCACCGGCATGAGCATGGGCAACGCCGCCTGGTTCTACGACACCATCAACGAGGGTGACATCGTCGAGGTCGTCAACTCGGCCGGCGACACCATGGCCCCCTTCGGCAACGGCTACGGCGACTGGAACCTCGACTGGAAGAACTGGCGCGAGGGCAGCGCCCTGGTCGGCGGCACCGAGGAGGTACCGGGGCCCCAGGTACAGGCTCGCCTGAGGCCCGAGTCGGTCTAG